A portion of the Microlunatus phosphovorus NM-1 genome contains these proteins:
- the recD gene encoding exodeoxyribonuclease V subunit alpha, producing MTAFSTEIAVASRAAGLLATFNTAGVLDLADVHVATAVTRISGEPDERVALALALAVRALRLGSVCIDLTTVAHEVFEAAEEGLDVAELPWPDPDDWSAQVSRSPAVADGAEAADGRPLRLVSGKLYLERYWRQEESVRRQLVDRRAAPPPEVDVDRLAVALDRLFDRGGLGPEEEDLQRRAAEVCAHQWVTVLAGGPGTGKTTTVAKVLAMLADQPGRQPRIALAAPTGKAAARLTEALSQARRQLAPEDAARVAELSALTLHRLLGWLPSTRGRFRHHAGNRLPYDVVVVDEMSMVSLTMMARLLEAVRPDARLVLVGDPDQLSSVEAGAVLADITGALGVDALGVDGGGVDAGRTDGGRRSVVRLQRTWRYGGAIEDLARAVRESDEDAAIEVLRRGADDVVFTETDLAHPRPAGIEPLAAAVGAAGKELRDAAMAGDVTGALIALDRHRLLCAHRHGPYGVSRWSQEAERWLAEAVPGYGEDGEWYLGRPLLITVNDYDLNLFNGDTGVVVATVGGVRAAFGRGSEPMLISPVRLDAVQTTHAMTVHRAQGSQFDIVSFVLPPPDSPLLTRELLYTAVTRASHRVQVFGTEEAVRRAVRRPANRASGLRGRLS from the coding sequence ATGACAGCGTTCAGCACCGAGATCGCGGTGGCCAGCCGGGCTGCGGGACTGCTCGCCACGTTCAATACCGCAGGGGTGCTCGACCTGGCCGACGTACACGTGGCCACCGCCGTCACACGGATCAGCGGCGAGCCCGACGAACGGGTGGCTCTGGCTCTGGCTCTCGCGGTGCGCGCACTGCGGCTCGGCTCGGTCTGCATCGACCTGACCACGGTCGCGCACGAGGTCTTCGAGGCGGCCGAAGAGGGTTTGGACGTCGCCGAGCTGCCGTGGCCGGACCCGGACGACTGGTCGGCGCAGGTCAGCCGGAGTCCGGCCGTCGCCGACGGGGCCGAGGCAGCCGACGGGCGTCCACTGCGACTGGTCTCGGGAAAGCTCTATCTGGAGCGCTATTGGCGACAGGAAGAGTCGGTACGTCGCCAGTTGGTCGACCGCCGCGCCGCGCCACCACCGGAGGTCGACGTCGACCGGCTGGCTGTCGCGTTGGATCGGTTGTTCGACCGAGGTGGTCTGGGTCCGGAGGAGGAAGACCTGCAACGGCGGGCCGCCGAGGTCTGCGCGCATCAGTGGGTGACCGTGCTGGCCGGCGGGCCCGGCACCGGAAAGACCACCACGGTTGCGAAGGTGTTGGCGATGCTGGCCGACCAGCCTGGTCGGCAGCCACGGATCGCCTTGGCGGCACCGACCGGCAAGGCGGCGGCCCGTTTGACCGAGGCGCTTTCGCAGGCCCGGCGTCAGCTGGCGCCGGAGGACGCAGCCCGAGTCGCCGAGCTGAGCGCGCTCACCCTGCACCGGCTGCTCGGCTGGCTGCCCAGCACCCGCGGTCGGTTCCGTCACCACGCCGGCAACCGGCTGCCGTACGACGTGGTTGTGGTCGACGAGATGTCGATGGTGTCGCTGACCATGATGGCCCGGCTGCTGGAGGCCGTTCGTCCTGACGCTCGGCTGGTGTTGGTCGGCGATCCCGACCAGCTCTCCTCGGTGGAGGCCGGTGCCGTGCTGGCCGACATCACCGGTGCGCTCGGCGTCGACGCGCTTGGGGTTGACGGGGGTGGGGTTGATGCTGGCCGGACCGACGGCGGACGGCGCAGTGTGGTCCGGCTCCAGCGCACCTGGCGGTATGGCGGCGCGATCGAGGATCTGGCCCGCGCGGTCCGGGAGAGCGACGAGGACGCGGCCATCGAGGTGCTGCGCCGCGGCGCCGACGATGTGGTGTTCACCGAGACCGACCTCGCCCATCCCCGCCCGGCCGGCATCGAGCCATTGGCAGCGGCCGTCGGCGCGGCGGGCAAGGAACTGCGGGATGCCGCCATGGCCGGCGATGTCACCGGCGCCCTGATCGCACTCGACCGGCATCGCCTGCTGTGCGCCCATCGGCACGGCCCGTACGGGGTGTCCCGCTGGAGCCAGGAGGCAGAACGCTGGCTGGCCGAGGCCGTGCCCGGCTACGGCGAGGACGGCGAGTGGTATCTGGGGCGGCCGCTGCTGATCACCGTGAACGACTACGACCTCAACCTGTTCAACGGCGACACCGGCGTCGTGGTGGCGACCGTCGGTGGTGTGCGTGCCGCGTTCGGGCGTGGCTCAGAGCCGATGCTGATCTCACCGGTCCGGCTGGATGCCGTCCAGACCACCCATGCGATGACCGTGCACCGCGCCCAAGGCAGCCAGTTCGACATCGTCTCGTTCGTGCTGCCACCGCCGGACTCCCCCTTGCTGACGCGGGAGTTGCTCTACACCGCCGTCACCCGAGCCAGCCACCGCGTGCAGGTCTTCGGCACCGAAGAGGCCGTACGCCGCGCCGTCCGCCGCCCGGCAAACCGAGCCAGCGGACTCCGCGGTCGGTTGAGTTGA
- a CDS encoding ISAs1 family transposase: protein MPAPVSSLIPAADALRAHQVEPGHGVPVEVWEVLSIITDPRGRRGRRYELATVLVVALAAVVGGSRSLASIAGWAADLPTWHWPRLGITRRPPSLSTIRRVLLRVDPEVVDAVLHAWLATLTPVSSRWRAVAVDGKTCRGARGVDGSRVHLFSIVDHATGVPLGQVNAGGKDHEIAAFAAVLDRINLNGVIVTADALHTQRGHAHYLHRHGGRYVFVVKRNQPTLYDQLAGLPWSKVPVAHRVVEKGHGRRESRTLQLTGVRAGIGFPHARLVGRIVRNRTETATGETTQEIVYVVTSLGWSDIAPADLATLVRGHWSIENKVHWVRDLTFDEDHSTVRTGTLPQLMATLRNTAIGLLRLRGKHTNIAAATRSLGRQTGQLLDLIDHAQVTPVTTESTLN, encoded by the coding sequence GTGCCCGCACCCGTATCTTCTCTCATCCCGGCCGCTGATGCGCTGCGCGCCCATCAGGTCGAACCCGGTCACGGTGTTCCGGTCGAGGTGTGGGAGGTGTTGTCGATCATCACCGATCCGCGGGGCCGGCGGGGCCGCCGGTATGAGCTGGCCACCGTGCTGGTGGTCGCGTTGGCCGCGGTGGTCGGCGGATCACGGAGTCTGGCTTCGATCGCCGGATGGGCAGCGGATCTGCCCACCTGGCATTGGCCACGGTTGGGGATCACCCGGCGGCCGCCGAGCCTGTCGACGATCCGCCGGGTGCTGTTGCGGGTCGACCCGGAGGTGGTGGACGCGGTCCTGCACGCCTGGCTGGCCACGCTGACACCGGTCTCGTCGCGGTGGCGGGCGGTCGCGGTGGATGGCAAGACCTGCCGCGGCGCCCGCGGTGTGGATGGGTCGAGGGTGCATCTGTTCTCGATCGTCGACCATGCCACCGGGGTGCCGTTGGGGCAGGTCAACGCCGGCGGGAAAGATCATGAGATCGCCGCGTTCGCGGCGGTGTTGGACCGGATCAACCTCAACGGCGTCATCGTCACCGCCGATGCTCTCCACACGCAACGTGGCCATGCCCACTATCTGCACCGGCACGGCGGCCGGTACGTCTTCGTGGTGAAACGGAACCAGCCCACCTTGTACGACCAGCTCGCCGGGCTCCCGTGGAGCAAGGTGCCGGTCGCTCATCGTGTGGTGGAGAAAGGGCATGGGCGACGGGAGTCCCGTACCCTGCAGCTGACCGGTGTCCGGGCCGGGATCGGGTTCCCGCACGCCCGGCTCGTCGGCCGGATCGTGCGGAACCGGACCGAGACCGCCACCGGCGAGACCACGCAGGAGATCGTCTATGTGGTCACCAGTCTCGGCTGGTCAGACATCGCCCCGGCCGACCTCGCGACCTTGGTCCGTGGTCATTGGAGCATCGAGAACAAGGTGCATTGGGTGCGTGATCTCACCTTCGACGAGGACCACTCCACCGTGCGCACCGGCACCCTGCCCCAGCTGATGGCAACCCTGCGCAACACTGCGATCGGACTCCTCCGACTCCGCGGGAAACACACCAACATCGCCGCCGCGACCCGCAGCCTCGGTCGCCAAACCGGCCAACTGCTCGACCTGATCGATCACGCCCAGGTCACACCAGTCACAACAGAATCAACTTTGAATTGA
- a CDS encoding CapA family protein, with amino-acid sequence MTFHTAKYRTRSAVVAANLVGLLLLMGCVDRARGPAIARSSPSPPGDTVEAAMSPAQESARGDRSQPSSEPPASRTVRLAFGGDVMFEDDLREFLDEPETGLDPIKAATAAADFTMVNLEAALTNRGTRDPKELEDADNRYHFRTGPSALEALHAAGVDAVSVANNHGVDFGAQGLADTLRVKATAPIPVLGVGRDRAEALTPYRVTLRGQQFAFFAADDSFLESTAPHWQAGASTPGLAAARGPGRSALVRAVDRAAAEGAAVVVYLHWGEENSTKATTRQQALAKALAGAGAAAVVGTHSHRLQGAGWLGSTYVSYGLGNFIWYHGRNGATGLLDLTVRDGRVVADSWRPAVIPAAGGLPRFQNGRAAAEATAAWRKLRRGTGLADEPPRASPASPAFKSSVSPITDEIRARMATSHRPGCPVPLADLRYLRLSYWDFDGRVRSGELVIAAEHADDVVAVFRKLYAARFPIQRMVLVSEYGGDDEKSMAANNSSGFNCRTVAGTDRWSQHSFGAAIDLNPVQNPYVTQAGVSPKAGQPYARPGARRATVKGLITADSVVVRAFRDVGWEWGGDWTSPKDYQHFSATGS; translated from the coding sequence ATGACGTTCCACACGGCCAAGTACCGGACGCGCTCGGCGGTCGTCGCCGCGAATCTGGTGGGCCTGCTTCTGCTGATGGGCTGCGTTGATCGCGCTCGTGGCCCTGCGATTGCTCGTTCCTCGCCAAGCCCACCTGGCGACACCGTGGAGGCTGCGATGAGTCCAGCTCAAGAGTCGGCTCGGGGCGATCGATCCCAACCGTCTTCAGAACCTCCTGCGTCGAGGACGGTGAGGCTGGCGTTCGGGGGTGACGTGATGTTCGAGGATGACCTTCGCGAGTTCCTCGACGAACCAGAGACGGGTCTCGACCCGATCAAGGCAGCGACCGCGGCCGCGGACTTCACCATGGTGAACCTGGAGGCCGCCCTCACGAACAGAGGCACGCGCGATCCCAAGGAGTTGGAGGACGCCGACAATCGCTACCACTTCCGAACCGGGCCGTCGGCGCTCGAGGCACTACACGCGGCTGGCGTCGACGCCGTCTCGGTCGCGAACAACCACGGAGTCGACTTCGGTGCCCAAGGACTGGCCGACACGCTCCGGGTCAAGGCAACCGCCCCGATTCCCGTTCTCGGCGTAGGCCGCGATCGTGCCGAGGCACTCACGCCGTATCGCGTCACCCTGCGGGGACAGCAGTTCGCCTTCTTCGCCGCCGACGACTCCTTCCTGGAGAGCACGGCGCCGCACTGGCAGGCAGGTGCGAGCACGCCGGGGTTGGCGGCTGCTCGCGGGCCAGGCAGGTCGGCCTTGGTGCGTGCCGTTGACCGGGCGGCGGCCGAGGGAGCTGCGGTGGTGGTCTATCTCCACTGGGGCGAGGAGAACTCGACCAAGGCCACCACCAGGCAGCAGGCGTTGGCCAAAGCGCTCGCGGGCGCCGGAGCCGCTGCCGTGGTGGGCACCCACAGCCACCGGTTGCAGGGTGCGGGCTGGCTCGGCTCCACATATGTGTCGTACGGGCTGGGCAACTTCATCTGGTACCACGGACGCAACGGAGCGACCGGGCTGCTCGACCTCACCGTCCGCGACGGCCGGGTCGTCGCCGACAGCTGGCGACCGGCCGTGATCCCGGCAGCCGGGGGGCTGCCGCGCTTCCAGAACGGACGTGCCGCGGCCGAGGCGACGGCGGCGTGGCGGAAGCTGCGTCGCGGGACCGGGCTGGCGGACGAACCGCCCCGGGCGTCGCCCGCGTCACCAGCCTTCAAGTCCTCGGTCAGCCCCATCACCGACGAGATCCGCGCCCGGATGGCCACCAGCCACCGTCCCGGGTGCCCGGTGCCGCTGGCGGACCTTCGCTATCTGCGCCTCAGTTACTGGGACTTCGACGGCCGAGTGCGATCCGGCGAGCTGGTGATCGCCGCCGAGCACGCGGACGACGTCGTCGCCGTCTTCCGAAAGCTCTACGCGGCGCGGTTCCCGATCCAGCGAATGGTGCTGGTCAGCGAGTACGGGGGAGACGACGAGAAGTCCATGGCCGCCAACAACTCGTCCGGCTTCAACTGCAGAACCGTGGCCGGCACCGATCGCTGGTCACAGCACTCCTTCGGTGCGGCCATCGACCTCAACCCGGTCCAGAACCCGTACGTCACGCAGGCGGGGGTGTCACCGAAGGCGGGGCAGCCGTACGCCAGACCCGGAGCCCGTCGAGCGACGGTGAAAGGTCTCATCACCGCCGACTCCGTTGTCGTGCGCGCCTTCCGCGATGTCGGCTGGGAGTGGGGCGGCGACTGGACGAGTCCGAAGGACTACCAGCACTTCTCCGCCACTGGCTCCTGA